In Actinoplanes sp. NBC_00393, a single genomic region encodes these proteins:
- a CDS encoding amino acid ABC transporter ATP-binding protein: MTLSARHVFKSYGDLQVLKDVSVEVADCEIVALIGPSGAGKSTFLRCVNNLETIDSGHISVDGELVGYREADGCLEPLSDKEASRRRARIGMVFQHFHLFRHMTAAQNVAYGPREVLGLPKRAAREKARELLDRMGLTGREHHYPRELSGGQQQRVAIARALAMDPSMILLDEPTSALDPELRVEVAGVIRDLARSQCTMLIATHDIPLVEDIADRVVFMVDGRIVEEGPADKLLRDPSHERTRAFLARMTG; this comes from the coding sequence ATGACTCTCTCCGCCCGTCACGTGTTCAAGAGTTACGGCGACCTGCAGGTGCTGAAGGACGTCTCGGTCGAGGTCGCCGACTGCGAGATCGTCGCCCTGATCGGGCCGTCCGGCGCCGGCAAGAGCACCTTTCTGCGCTGCGTCAACAACCTGGAGACCATCGACTCCGGGCACATCTCGGTCGACGGCGAGCTGGTCGGCTACCGCGAGGCCGACGGCTGCCTGGAGCCGCTGAGCGACAAGGAGGCCAGCCGCCGGCGCGCCCGGATCGGCATGGTCTTCCAGCACTTCCACCTGTTCCGGCACATGACCGCGGCGCAGAACGTCGCCTACGGGCCACGCGAGGTGCTGGGCCTGCCGAAACGCGCTGCCCGGGAGAAGGCCCGGGAGCTGCTGGACCGGATGGGGCTCACCGGCCGCGAACACCACTACCCGCGCGAGCTCTCCGGCGGCCAGCAGCAGCGGGTCGCCATCGCCCGAGCGCTGGCGATGGACCCCAGCATGATCCTGCTGGACGAGCCGACCAGCGCCCTCGACCCGGAACTGCGCGTCGAGGTGGCCGGCGTCATCCGGGACCTGGCCCGGTCGCAGTGCACGATGCTGATCGCCACCCATGACATCCCGCTCGTCGAGGACATCGCCGACCGGGTCGTGTTCATGGTGGACGGCCGGATCGTCGAGGAGGGGCCGGCGGACAAGCTGCTGCGCGACCCGTCGCACGAGCGGACCCGTGCGTTCCTGGCCCGGATGACGGGGTGA
- a CDS encoding GntR family transcriptional regulator: protein MSTPPPPSRTVDRADVVHERLRDAILSAELRPNHRLVEKEIADWLEVSRTPVREALFRLVQEGLVVQRKGWVVRDHTPTEILEMIEARSGVEAHAAYLAAQRITAPQLARMEELIETMEDDSISRLKLNELNNVFHDIITEASTNTVVAQLHRRTKINYWNLNQPVVFTPADDEIVNTQHRQLVTALRDGDGETAARVARQHVENTARIIRAALGIK, encoded by the coding sequence ATGAGCACACCGCCGCCCCCGTCCCGCACCGTCGACCGCGCCGACGTGGTGCACGAGCGGCTCCGCGACGCCATCCTCTCCGCCGAGCTGCGGCCCAACCACCGCCTGGTCGAGAAGGAGATCGCCGACTGGCTCGAGGTCAGCCGCACCCCGGTGCGCGAGGCGCTGTTCCGCCTCGTGCAGGAGGGCCTGGTGGTTCAGCGTAAGGGCTGGGTGGTCCGCGATCACACCCCCACCGAGATCCTGGAGATGATCGAGGCGCGTTCCGGCGTCGAGGCGCACGCTGCGTACCTCGCCGCGCAGCGGATCACCGCGCCGCAGCTGGCGCGGATGGAGGAGCTGATCGAGACGATGGAGGACGACTCGATCTCCCGGCTCAAGCTCAACGAGCTCAACAACGTCTTCCACGACATCATCACCGAGGCCAGCACCAACACCGTGGTGGCCCAGCTGCATCGGCGCACGAAGATCAACTACTGGAACCTCAACCAGCCGGTCGTCTTCACCCCCGCCGACGACGAGATCGTCAACACCCAGCATCGCCAGCTGGTCACCGCGCTGCGCGACGGCGACGGCGAGACCGCCGCCCGGGTGGCCCGTCAGCACGTGGAGAACACCGCCCGCATCATCCGGGCCGCCCTGGGCATCAAGTGA
- a CDS encoding amino acid ABC transporter permease yields MSDKVFYPVRRPRQWGQIVQAAVVVALIPTVVYPFLSSGVFDIATVGEYLFGPTILKAVWGTLSLATLSTALALVLGTGVALLRISANPVLRAGASLYVFVFRGTPMLVQLLIWFYAVPRVVGHVGLYVPGTDIVLVPYQPASNFFTPFVAGLFALTLAEAGYMAEVVRSGIQGVDAGQRDAARALGVPAGKIMRQIVLAQAFRIVLPALANQYILMIKNTSLAYAIGYSEILLSVSRVYYTNFKYLELLLVAAFWYLLLTAVITIGQHFVERKFPPR; encoded by the coding sequence GTGAGCGACAAGGTCTTCTATCCGGTACGCCGTCCGCGGCAATGGGGCCAGATCGTCCAGGCCGCCGTGGTCGTCGCCCTCATCCCCACCGTCGTCTACCCGTTCCTCTCCTCCGGCGTCTTCGACATCGCCACCGTCGGTGAGTACCTGTTCGGGCCGACCATCCTCAAAGCCGTCTGGGGCACCCTCTCCCTCGCGACCCTCAGCACGGCGCTCGCCCTGGTGCTCGGCACCGGCGTCGCGCTGCTGCGGATCAGCGCCAACCCGGTGCTGCGAGCCGGCGCGTCCCTCTACGTCTTCGTCTTCCGCGGCACGCCCATGCTGGTGCAGTTGCTGATCTGGTTCTACGCGGTGCCGCGGGTGGTCGGGCACGTCGGCCTCTACGTTCCGGGCACCGACATCGTGCTCGTCCCGTACCAGCCGGCCAGCAACTTCTTCACCCCGTTCGTGGCCGGGCTGTTCGCGCTGACCCTGGCCGAGGCCGGTTACATGGCCGAGGTGGTGCGCAGCGGCATCCAGGGCGTCGACGCCGGGCAACGGGACGCGGCACGGGCCCTCGGTGTGCCGGCCGGGAAGATCATGCGGCAGATCGTGCTGGCCCAGGCGTTCCGGATCGTGCTGCCGGCCCTCGCGAACCAGTACATCCTCATGATCAAGAACACCTCGCTGGCGTACGCCATCGGCTACTCCGAGATCCTGCTGTCGGTCAGCCGGGTCTACTACACCAACTTCAAGTACCTGGAGCTGCTGCTGGTCGCGGCCTTCTGGTACCTGCTGCTGACCGCCGTGATCACGATCGGCCAGCACTTCGTCGAGCGAAAGTTCCCCCCGCGATGA
- a CDS encoding ABC transporter substrate-binding protein, translated as MSRKIRLLPAVLLATALAVAGCGKPESAADDQAGGLTTIQGGTLMIGSQQSYIPGEFREDGAGELTGFGVEIVAEIAKRLGLTPKWVQSDYSALITGLQAQQFDMGSGGMSVNPERLQQVDMIGYYQSGATFLVRAADEGKYTTGESMCGHKLGMLEGSTTLEKAVATLNEKCGGKPIQIEFYTSTPLGLQGLLSERITAYAPDLAQAQYIVKENPGQFATTDYHLVDYLINFTFGKNGNAALRDAVFKALGDMMADGTYTRILEGWNLKTGGLTQPAYNGELTGKP; from the coding sequence ATGTCAAGGAAGATACGTCTGCTCCCGGCCGTGCTGCTGGCGACGGCGCTCGCCGTCGCCGGCTGCGGCAAACCGGAGTCCGCCGCCGACGACCAGGCCGGCGGCCTCACCACGATCCAGGGCGGAACCCTGATGATCGGGTCCCAGCAGTCCTACATCCCCGGCGAGTTCCGCGAGGACGGCGCCGGTGAGCTCACCGGTTTCGGCGTGGAGATCGTCGCCGAGATCGCGAAACGGCTCGGCCTCACCCCGAAATGGGTCCAGTCCGACTACTCCGCGCTGATCACCGGGCTGCAGGCGCAGCAGTTCGACATGGGGTCGGGCGGGATGAGCGTCAACCCGGAACGGCTGCAGCAGGTCGACATGATCGGCTACTACCAGTCCGGGGCGACGTTCCTGGTCCGGGCGGCCGACGAGGGTAAGTACACCACCGGCGAGTCGATGTGCGGCCACAAGCTCGGCATGCTCGAGGGCTCCACCACGCTGGAGAAGGCGGTGGCCACCCTCAACGAGAAGTGTGGCGGCAAGCCGATCCAGATCGAGTTCTACACCTCGACGCCGCTCGGTCTGCAGGGGCTGCTGTCCGAGCGGATCACCGCGTACGCGCCGGACCTCGCCCAGGCGCAGTACATCGTCAAGGAGAACCCCGGGCAGTTCGCCACGACGGACTATCACCTGGTGGATTACCTGATCAACTTCACTTTCGGGAAGAACGGCAACGCCGCGCTGCGCGACGCGGTCTTCAAGGCCCTCGGCGACATGATGGCCGACGGCACGTACACCAGGATCCTGGAGGGCTGGAACCTCAAGACCGGCGGCCTCACCCAGCCGGCCTACAACGGCGAACTCACCGGCAAGCCCTGA
- a CDS encoding poly(ethylene terephthalate) hydrolase family protein gives MPFSAFRTALCAAAVSAALLVAPAAPAQAANPYERGPAPTNASIEASRGSFAIAQVTVSRSSVTGFGGGTVYYPTSTTAGTFGAVAVSPGFTASQSSIAWLGPRLASQGFVVITIDTLSTLDQPDSRGSQLLAALDYLTQRSTVRTRIDATRLGVMGHSMGGGGSLAAARTRPALQAAVPLTPWHGTKSWTTVRVPTMIIGAENDTVAPVSSHSEPFYTSLSAAPDKAYLELNNASHSAPTSGGNVTVAKYSLSWLKRFIDNDTRYDQFLCPAPSGSAIQEYRNTCPHS, from the coding sequence ATGCCCTTCTCCGCTTTCCGGACCGCTCTCTGCGCCGCCGCCGTCAGCGCCGCGCTGCTGGTCGCGCCCGCCGCGCCGGCCCAGGCCGCCAACCCGTACGAGCGTGGCCCGGCACCCACCAACGCCAGCATCGAAGCCAGCCGCGGATCGTTCGCGATCGCCCAGGTCACCGTGTCCCGGTCCAGCGTCACCGGGTTCGGCGGCGGCACGGTGTACTACCCCACCAGCACCACGGCCGGCACCTTCGGCGCGGTGGCCGTCTCGCCCGGCTTCACCGCCTCCCAGTCCAGCATCGCCTGGCTCGGCCCGCGGCTCGCCTCACAGGGCTTCGTGGTGATCACCATCGACACGCTGAGCACGCTCGACCAGCCGGACAGCCGCGGCAGCCAGCTGCTCGCGGCGCTCGACTACCTGACCCAGCGCAGCACGGTGCGCACCCGCATCGACGCCACCCGGCTCGGCGTCATGGGTCACTCGATGGGCGGCGGCGGCAGCCTCGCCGCGGCCCGCACCCGCCCGGCGTTGCAGGCGGCGGTTCCGCTGACCCCGTGGCACGGCACCAAGAGCTGGACGACCGTACGCGTCCCGACAATGATCATCGGCGCGGAGAACGACACGGTCGCGCCGGTGTCCTCACACTCCGAGCCGTTCTACACCAGCCTGTCGGCGGCGCCGGACAAGGCGTACCTGGAGCTCAACAACGCCAGCCACTCCGCGCCCACGTCCGGCGGCAACGTCACCGTGGCGAAGTACAGCCTGTCCTGGCTCAAGCGCTTCATCGACAACGACACCCGCTACGACCAGTTCCTCTGCCCGGCGCCGTCGGGGTCCGCGATCCAGGAGTACCGCAACACCTGCCCGCACTCCTGA
- a CDS encoding DUF72 domain-containing protein codes for MWSLKSWQGRFLPHPATPPERLRAYAGWCNAVEGNTTFYATPTRETVAGWAAQTGEDFRFVLKIPKVVTHEHRLTGAEEPLRAFLDAIAPLGPRTHALWVQLPGSFGPGDLPVLSRFLRGLPAEHRYAVEVRHPAFFDDPRGLEEVLGPVGAEWIPFDTTSFFTTPPASDAERDAWTKKPRMPLRMRALTDRPIVRYLGRDSPERTVEGWQRWVETVAGWLREGRSPTVFVHTPDNADAPELCRRFHDEVRARVPQLDPLPAPEPIGPLTLF; via the coding sequence ATGTGGAGCCTGAAGTCCTGGCAGGGACGGTTCCTGCCGCATCCGGCCACCCCGCCGGAGCGGTTGCGGGCCTACGCCGGGTGGTGCAACGCGGTCGAGGGCAACACCACGTTCTACGCCACCCCCACCCGGGAGACGGTGGCCGGCTGGGCTGCGCAGACCGGTGAGGACTTCCGGTTTGTCCTGAAGATCCCCAAGGTGGTCACGCACGAGCACCGGCTCACCGGCGCCGAGGAGCCGCTGCGCGCCTTCCTCGACGCGATCGCTCCGCTCGGGCCGCGCACGCATGCGCTCTGGGTTCAGCTGCCGGGGTCCTTCGGACCCGGCGATCTGCCGGTCCTGTCCCGCTTCCTACGGGGTCTGCCCGCCGAGCATCGGTACGCGGTGGAGGTACGCCATCCCGCCTTCTTCGACGACCCGCGCGGTCTGGAGGAGGTGCTCGGTCCGGTCGGGGCGGAGTGGATCCCGTTCGACACGACGTCGTTCTTCACCACCCCGCCGGCCAGCGACGCCGAGCGGGACGCGTGGACGAAGAAGCCGCGGATGCCGCTGCGCATGCGGGCGCTGACCGACCGCCCGATCGTGCGCTACCTGGGCCGGGACTCGCCGGAGCGGACCGTCGAGGGCTGGCAGCGGTGGGTGGAGACCGTGGCGGGCTGGCTGCGGGAGGGCCGCTCACCGACGGTTTTCGTGCACACGCCCGACAACGCGGACGCGCCGGAGCTGTGCCGCCGCTTCCACGACGAGGTCCGGGCCCGGGTGCCGCAACTCGATCCACTGCCGGCCCCGGAGCCGATCGGGCCGCTCACCCTGTTCTGA
- a CDS encoding RNA ligase RtcB family protein: MQSTSATVRVFAAPGSWIESGAVDQCHQVAALPGMTHVAGMPDLHPGKGAPIGAAMASTVLYPLLVGSDIGCGIAVFPLRLKRVVPERIAARFPDLDEPLDPADLPDTDIPAGYTDSLGTVGRGNHFVELARVDAVLDAAHAGRLGMAAGDVVLIVHSGSRGLGERILRAHTERHGAGPAPDPGAYLAMHDAAVRWGHLNRRLMAERVAAALGAEIGEPIVDVCHNSVEVRDGVYLHRKGAAPGDGRDVLIAGTRGTHSYLVAAHAGPEAGHSVAHGAGRKMSRADALRRGKAKHTVEELRRTPVGSLVVCGDRQLLFEEAPTAYKRIEQVIGDLVRHGLATPVVTTVPVVTYKTADLGPRRTGRR; the protein is encoded by the coding sequence GTGCAGTCCACGTCTGCAACCGTCAGAGTCTTCGCCGCGCCCGGCTCCTGGATCGAGTCCGGCGCCGTCGACCAGTGCCACCAGGTGGCCGCCCTCCCCGGCATGACCCACGTCGCCGGCATGCCCGACCTGCACCCCGGCAAGGGCGCCCCGATCGGCGCCGCGATGGCGTCGACCGTGCTCTACCCGCTGCTCGTCGGCTCCGACATCGGCTGCGGCATCGCCGTCTTCCCGCTGCGGCTCAAGCGGGTCGTGCCGGAGCGGATCGCGGCCCGCTTCCCCGACCTGGACGAGCCGCTCGATCCCGCCGACCTGCCGGACACCGACATCCCGGCCGGCTACACCGACAGCCTCGGCACGGTCGGCCGCGGCAACCACTTCGTCGAACTGGCCCGGGTCGACGCCGTTCTCGACGCCGCGCACGCCGGCCGTCTCGGCATGGCCGCCGGTGACGTGGTCCTGATCGTGCACAGCGGTTCGCGCGGTCTCGGCGAGCGGATCCTGCGGGCACACACCGAGCGGCACGGCGCCGGGCCCGCCCCGGATCCGGGCGCCTACCTGGCGATGCACGATGCGGCCGTGCGCTGGGGGCATCTGAACCGGCGGCTGATGGCGGAGCGGGTCGCCGCGGCCCTCGGCGCCGAGATCGGTGAGCCGATCGTCGACGTCTGCCACAACTCGGTCGAGGTCCGTGACGGCGTCTACCTGCATCGCAAGGGCGCGGCGCCGGGCGACGGCCGGGACGTGCTGATCGCCGGCACCCGCGGCACGCATTCCTACCTGGTGGCCGCCCACGCCGGCCCGGAGGCCGGGCACTCGGTCGCGCACGGCGCGGGACGCAAGATGTCCCGGGCGGATGCGCTGCGCCGCGGCAAGGCCAAGCACACGGTGGAAGAGCTGCGGCGTACGCCCGTCGGCTCGCTTGTCGTCTGCGGCGACCGGCAGCTGCTGTTCGAGGAGGCGCCGACCGCGTACAAGCGGATCGAGCAGGTGATCGGCGACCTGGTCAGGCACGGTCTGGCCACCCCGGTCGTCACCACGGTGCCGGTGGTCACGTACAAGACCGCCGACCTCGGTCCGCGCCGCACCGGCCGGCGTTGA
- a CDS encoding LacI family DNA-binding transcriptional regulator, protein MSQPPRNGRAPSVKDVAAAAGVSLGTVSNVLNRPAVVSTATRERVERAMAELGFIRNESARQLRAGTSRALAYVMLDGGNPFFHDVAEGIETAAEDADLSLFVCNSNSRAEREAKHLDRLVQQRVQGILITPVDPDAPHLEEVARRGIPFVMVDRLSAAGDHCSVSVDDVLGGRIAVEHLLDRGHQRVAFVGGPASIGQVRERLQGARAVWNEFGMAEEDFVHLPTEAMTVSEGRSAGERLAGLPSRRRPTAAFCANDLLALGLLQHAVTAGLRVPDDLAIVGFDDIDFAAAAAVPLTSVRQPRQELGRTAARLVLDEATNPDHVHEQATFVPALVARASTGTVRR, encoded by the coding sequence GTGAGCCAACCGCCCCGCAACGGTCGCGCCCCGTCGGTCAAGGACGTCGCCGCGGCGGCGGGCGTCTCCCTGGGCACGGTCTCCAACGTGCTCAACCGTCCCGCGGTGGTCAGCACCGCCACTCGTGAGCGGGTCGAGCGTGCGATGGCCGAGCTCGGCTTCATCCGCAACGAGTCGGCCCGGCAGCTGCGGGCCGGCACGAGCCGCGCCCTGGCCTACGTGATGCTCGACGGCGGCAACCCGTTCTTCCACGACGTCGCCGAGGGCATCGAGACCGCGGCCGAGGACGCCGACCTCTCCCTGTTCGTCTGCAACAGCAACAGCCGGGCCGAGCGCGAGGCCAAACACCTCGACCGGCTCGTCCAGCAGCGGGTCCAGGGCATTCTGATCACCCCGGTCGACCCGGACGCGCCGCATCTGGAGGAGGTCGCCCGGCGCGGCATCCCGTTCGTCATGGTCGACCGGCTCAGCGCCGCCGGCGACCACTGCTCGGTCTCGGTCGACGACGTGCTCGGCGGCCGCATTGCGGTGGAGCACCTGCTCGACCGGGGGCACCAGCGGGTCGCGTTCGTCGGTGGCCCGGCCAGCATCGGCCAGGTCCGCGAGCGGCTGCAGGGCGCCCGGGCGGTCTGGAACGAGTTCGGCATGGCCGAGGAGGACTTCGTCCACCTGCCCACCGAGGCGATGACCGTCAGCGAGGGGCGCTCCGCCGGTGAACGTCTCGCCGGCCTGCCGAGCCGCCGCCGGCCCACGGCCGCCTTCTGCGCCAACGACCTGCTCGCGCTCGGCCTGCTCCAGCACGCGGTCACCGCCGGGTTGCGGGTTCCCGACGACCTGGCGATCGTCGGGTTCGACGACATCGACTTCGCCGCGGCCGCCGCCGTCCCGCTCACCTCGGTGCGCCAGCCGCGGCAGGAGCTGGGCCGCACCGCCGCGCGCCTGGTCCTGGACGAGGCGACCAACCCCGATCACGTGCACGAGCAGGCGACGTTCGTGCCGGCGCTGGTGGCTCGCGCCTCCACGGGTACTGTGCGGCGGTGA
- a CDS encoding LuxR C-terminal-related transcriptional regulator: MRGTLTLVRAGAGWGKTVLVAAWVRDRPEPAAWLSLTERHNDAVVLRDELQAVLSPGASLLVLDDHHRLRDPGAIAVLEAVLRDPAHRLSTVLVGRGEPALPTHCWQASGELTVIGPATLAFSTFEVAELLPVTGDPAAMVARTGGWAAGLRLGDEPESSAVADFLDGEVLAGLPEPARRLLLRTSVLRQVPAALAAELAEERHAARILEGLVRADAFVRPDPETPDQFRYHPQMRTTLLHRLHRDHPGLAPDLHRLAMRWYVTRQLPQYALDHAVAAEDWPALGRIVVESAAPLIVTAERAKLFAVVQQVPPEAFSLTAELAVCGALRLVSEGDHGAVPEQLARVDRLLAGRRKADRLMVETAARLLDATVVRRVRGEMPKLIEQTTRILRRLATVRLEQLPAAHHYRAIAIANQGVGLFWADRADAAERDLWAGLSAARTAGVGLTEINTLGHLGALAFLRGSLHEAQEYAADCRSLAEEYDLTATPQATTAFLIEALIAVERDQVSEAEEALRLALHLDAYPHEAATVMLTCLVRAQVRLARDEPEGAREVLRQARRDRPASLDAPLLDRWLERTRSEVDLALGEPARVVSRYAGAEGRTLNPAEQVCLGQAYLAMENRAEAEIRFIRAADGGDVVSAVAAWIGIALLADAYGQSARSLDAIRRAETLAGPERISRPFRRFGGGRVASLVERRQWLTADPVPGVPAGSDPAPPLPEELSPREIEVLRFLPTVLTAGEIADSLTISVNTVRAHMRAIYRKLGAARRREAVVLAREHGLL, encoded by the coding sequence GTGCGTGGCACCCTCACGCTGGTCCGGGCCGGCGCCGGCTGGGGCAAGACCGTGCTGGTGGCGGCGTGGGTGCGGGACCGCCCCGAGCCGGCCGCCTGGCTCTCCCTGACGGAGCGGCACAACGACGCCGTGGTCCTGCGGGACGAGCTGCAGGCGGTTCTGTCGCCCGGCGCGTCGCTGCTGGTGCTCGACGATCACCACCGGCTCCGGGACCCGGGCGCGATCGCCGTGCTGGAGGCGGTGCTGCGCGACCCGGCACACCGGTTGTCCACGGTGCTCGTCGGCCGCGGCGAACCGGCACTGCCCACCCACTGCTGGCAGGCCTCCGGTGAATTGACCGTGATCGGCCCGGCCACCCTGGCGTTCTCCACTTTCGAGGTGGCCGAACTGCTGCCCGTCACCGGCGATCCGGCTGCGATGGTGGCGCGTACCGGCGGCTGGGCTGCCGGGCTGCGACTCGGCGACGAGCCGGAGTCCAGCGCGGTCGCCGACTTCCTGGACGGCGAGGTGCTCGCCGGCCTGCCCGAGCCGGCCCGTCGGCTCCTGCTGCGCACCAGCGTGCTGCGCCAGGTCCCGGCCGCGCTGGCCGCCGAACTGGCCGAGGAGCGGCACGCCGCACGGATCCTGGAGGGGCTGGTCCGCGCCGACGCCTTCGTCCGGCCCGACCCGGAGACGCCCGACCAGTTCCGCTACCACCCGCAGATGCGGACCACGCTGCTGCACCGCCTGCATCGTGACCATCCGGGGCTGGCGCCGGACCTGCACCGGCTCGCGATGCGCTGGTACGTCACCCGTCAGCTCCCCCAGTACGCCCTGGACCACGCGGTGGCCGCCGAGGACTGGCCGGCGCTCGGCCGGATCGTGGTCGAGTCGGCGGCCCCGCTGATCGTGACGGCGGAGCGGGCGAAGCTCTTCGCCGTCGTGCAACAGGTTCCGCCGGAGGCCTTCAGCCTCACTGCCGAGCTGGCCGTCTGCGGCGCACTGCGGCTGGTCAGTGAAGGCGATCACGGGGCGGTGCCGGAGCAGCTGGCCCGCGTCGATCGTCTGCTCGCCGGGCGGCGGAAGGCGGACCGGCTGATGGTCGAGACCGCGGCGCGCCTGCTGGACGCGACCGTCGTTCGCCGGGTGCGCGGCGAGATGCCGAAGCTCATCGAGCAGACCACCCGCATCCTGCGCCGGCTGGCGACGGTCCGGCTGGAACAGCTGCCGGCCGCCCACCACTACCGGGCGATCGCGATCGCGAACCAGGGTGTCGGTCTGTTCTGGGCCGATCGGGCCGACGCTGCCGAGCGCGATCTCTGGGCCGGGTTGAGCGCCGCACGAACGGCCGGGGTGGGGCTGACCGAGATCAACACTCTCGGGCATCTCGGTGCGCTCGCCTTCCTGCGCGGTTCCCTGCACGAGGCACAGGAATACGCCGCGGACTGCCGGAGCCTGGCCGAGGAGTACGACCTGACGGCCACTCCGCAGGCGACCACAGCATTCCTGATCGAGGCGCTGATCGCGGTGGAGCGTGACCAGGTGAGCGAGGCCGAGGAGGCGTTGCGGCTGGCACTGCACCTGGATGCCTATCCGCACGAGGCGGCGACGGTGATGCTCACCTGCCTGGTTCGCGCCCAGGTCCGGCTGGCCCGGGACGAGCCGGAGGGCGCCCGGGAGGTTCTGCGGCAGGCACGCCGGGACCGGCCCGCGAGTCTCGACGCGCCGCTGCTCGACCGCTGGCTGGAACGTACCCGGTCGGAGGTGGACCTGGCGCTCGGCGAGCCGGCCCGTGTCGTCAGCCGATACGCCGGGGCCGAGGGGCGCACCCTGAACCCGGCGGAGCAGGTGTGCCTGGGGCAGGCCTACCTGGCCATGGAGAACCGCGCCGAGGCGGAGATCCGGTTCATCCGGGCGGCCGACGGGGGAGACGTCGTCTCCGCGGTCGCCGCCTGGATCGGGATCGCGCTGCTGGCCGACGCGTACGGACAGAGTGCCCGGTCGCTGGACGCGATTCGCCGGGCGGAGACGCTCGCCGGGCCGGAACGGATCAGCCGGCCGTTCCGCCGGTTCGGCGGCGGCCGGGTCGCGTCGCTGGTCGAACGCCGGCAGTGGCTGACGGCCGACCCGGTCCCGGGGGTGCCCGCCGGATCGGACCCGGCGCCGCCGCTGCCCGAGGAACTCAGCCCGCGGGAGATCGAGGTGCTGCGGTTCCTGCCCACGGTGCTGACCGCCGGGGAGATCGCGGACAGCCTCACCATCTCGGTCAACACTGTCCGGGCGCACATGCGGGCCATCTATCGCAAGCTCGGTGCGGCCCGGCGCCGGGAGGCGGTCGTCCTCGCCCGGGAGCACGGGCTGCTGTAG
- a CDS encoding DMT family transporter, with the protein MTDRLLFALLTTGWGASFFFTAIALRSFTPVGVVVLRMALAAAVLTGVVLIRRPPLPAQRAAGHLVVLGGFNIALPFLLLTAAQQHVTSSLTVVLSATTPVFVFLFAGLLRAEPFSGRRLLGVALSFAGVTVLSGWHGGGAGSWGWPLVVVLSSALYAAGNVYTRRHLAGLNPLVIAWGQITASLLYLLPAAALAGGVWPAHSPGLLPLLAVLELGVFASAFCYLLFFRFILRWGSSATSFNTYLQPIVGIALGVLVLGESVNSRQWVALALILGGLAVFASEAVRGIGRGRLHEPGARRAARTGR; encoded by the coding sequence GTGACCGACCGGCTGCTCTTCGCGCTGCTGACCACCGGCTGGGGAGCGAGCTTCTTCTTCACCGCGATCGCGCTGCGCTCGTTCACCCCGGTCGGGGTCGTCGTCCTGCGGATGGCGCTGGCCGCGGCTGTGCTGACCGGTGTGGTGCTGATCCGCCGTCCACCGCTTCCGGCACAGCGGGCGGCGGGGCATCTCGTGGTGCTCGGCGGGTTCAACATCGCCCTGCCGTTCCTGCTGCTCACCGCGGCGCAGCAGCACGTGACGTCGTCGCTGACCGTGGTGCTGTCGGCCACCACCCCGGTCTTCGTGTTCCTCTTCGCCGGCCTGCTGCGGGCCGAACCGTTCAGCGGCCGGCGGCTGCTCGGCGTCGCCCTGTCCTTCGCCGGCGTCACCGTGCTCTCCGGCTGGCACGGCGGCGGCGCCGGATCGTGGGGGTGGCCGCTGGTCGTGGTGCTGAGCTCCGCCCTGTACGCGGCCGGCAACGTCTACACCCGCCGTCACCTGGCCGGCCTGAACCCGCTCGTCATCGCCTGGGGCCAGATCACCGCGAGCCTGCTCTACCTGCTGCCGGCGGCGGCCCTGGCCGGGGGAGTGTGGCCCGCGCACAGTCCCGGCCTGCTCCCGCTGCTCGCCGTCCTGGAGCTGGGGGTGTTCGCGTCAGCCTTCTGCTACCTGCTGTTCTTCCGGTTCATCCTGCGGTGGGGGTCGAGTGCCACGTCGTTCAACACCTACCTGCAGCCGATCGTCGGGATCGCCCTGGGCGTGCTCGTCCTGGGCGAATCGGTGAACAGCCGTCAGTGGGTGGCCCTGGCGCTGATCCTGGGCGGGCTGGCCGTCTTCGCCTCCGAGGCCGTACGCGGGATCGGCCGCGGCAGACTGCATGAGCCCGGCGCCCGCCGGGCGGCCCGGACCGGCAGATGA
- a CDS encoding VOC family protein, with the protein MFQRLHHVCVVVADLEKAVAYYEGLGVGPFFDYPKGTPYVEFEVPDPAASAQMRYKCADLENVQLQLCQPGTLDSPQRRFLDERGEGVYHLGFEVPDLPAAQQEAAGRGLGVIARGLRADGSGFCYFDTRADAGVVLEVRR; encoded by the coding sequence TTGTTTCAGCGCCTGCATCACGTCTGCGTCGTGGTCGCCGACCTGGAGAAGGCCGTCGCCTACTACGAGGGACTCGGCGTCGGGCCGTTCTTCGACTACCCCAAGGGCACGCCGTACGTCGAGTTCGAGGTGCCCGACCCCGCAGCCTCGGCCCAGATGCGGTACAAGTGCGCCGACCTGGAGAACGTCCAGCTTCAGCTCTGCCAGCCGGGCACCCTCGACTCGCCGCAGCGGCGCTTCCTCGACGAGCGCGGCGAGGGCGTCTACCACCTGGGCTTCGAGGTGCCGGACCTGCCGGCCGCGCAGCAGGAAGCTGCCGGCCGGGGGCTCGGCGTGATCGCCCGCGGGCTACGGGCGGACGGGTCGGGCTTCTGCTACTTCGACACCCGCGCCGACGCGGGGGTGGTCCTGGAGGTCCGCCGCTAG